One Brassica napus cultivar Da-Ae chromosome A1, Da-Ae, whole genome shotgun sequence genomic region harbors:
- the LOC111208172 gene encoding putative F-box protein At4g22170 translates to MEMEEKQKPDSHDHLRGKDTPESWSDLPQDLLISLFERLNFANFQRVKAVCSSWHASSRQCVHIPKSQIHWMILFPEDDENNNNNYPCTLFNPEERDKRYKTQDLGLEFAKSFCISTYGSWLLMLYPLRSLYVVNLFTDERINLPSVESQVGMVKVERTLGGYELRTTSPNEKVYKGISIRTPVFWIDERTNDYVVLWGLRDLCVVYSKKRDTVWTQLPKTSGCVDVVYKESKLYFLSLSGCFLIFDLSGETPQQIFQCAVTVERLRLGLVVPTKLVVTVTGEVFKAEKRWRSRSETWSFRVIKICSPGFLTNHKLVTSLGDESMLLDQGITVLGNEGFIRDSIYFSVKRDNTSSIFVFNLRTKKTVPLHNFDCSVAQFSRARWFLPSFTQIT, encoded by the coding sequence ATGGAGATGGAGGAGAAGCAGAAACCTGATTCTCATGACCATCTCAGAGGAAAAGACACACCCGAATCATGGTCAGACCTTCCTCAAGATCTCTTGATATCTCTCTTCGAACGTCTCAACTTTGCTAATTTCCAACGAGTTAAAGCCGTATGTTCGTCTTGGCACGCCTCTTCGAGACAATGCGTCCACATCCCCAAAAGTCAGATCCATTGGATGATTCTCTTCCCTGAAGACGacgaaaacaacaacaacaattatCCATGCACGTTGTTCAATCCAGAGGAAAGAGACAAACGTTACAAGACACAAGATCTTGGTTTGGAATTTGCAAAGAGTTTTTGTATATCGACCTATGGAAGCTGGCTCTTGATGCTATACCCTCTACGTAGTCTCTACGTTGTGAATCTCTTTACCGACGAGAGAATCAATCTACCTTCCGTGGAGTCACAGGTTGGAATGGTAAAGGTAGAGAGAACCCTAGGTGGTTATGAGTTGCGCACTACAAGTCCCAACGAAAAGGTCTACAAAGGTATTAGTATACGAACCCCTGTGTTTTGGATTGATGAGAGAACCAATGATTATGTTGTTCTATGGGGACTTCGAGACTTGTGTGTAGTTTATTCCAAAAAGAGAGATACGGTCTGGACTCAACTTCCCAAAACCTCAGGCTGTGTTGACGTGGTTTACAAGGAATCCAAGCTTTACTTCTTAAGCTTGTCTGGTTGTTTCTTAATCTTTGATTTGTCTGGAGAGACTCCACAACAAATCTTTCAGTGTGCTGTTACTGTGGAAAGACTACGTTTAGGTCTTGTTGTTCCGACAAAACTTGTAGTCACGGTAACAGGAGAAGTCTTCAAGGCTGAAAAAAGGTGGAGGTCGAGGTCTGAAACCTGGTCTTTCCGGGTTATCAAGATTTGTTCACCAGGATTCCTGACGAATCACAAACTGGTTACTTCTTTGGGAGACGAGTCAATGCTTTTGGATCAAGGCATCACTGTGCTCGGCAATGAGGGATTCATTAGAGATTCCATCTATTTCAGTGTTAAAAGAGATAACACAAGTTCTATCTTTGTTTTTAATCTCAGGACAAAGAAGACGGTGCCGCTGCACAACTTTGATTGTTCTGTAGCTCAATTCTCTAGAGCTCGTTGGTTCTTACCAAGTTTTACCCAAATTACATGA